CGTGATGCCGATATCGCAAAAGAAACAGCAGAACTCACCTCGTCCCAGATCTTGCAACAAGCTGGTGCGTCGGTGCTCCAGAGAGCAAACGCTCTCCCGCAAATCGCTTTGACATTACTCCAGTCTTAATGATGGAGTAGTAAAGAAGTAAGGGATAAAAGGGCCGGGGCCTTAAAGAAGCCCCGGCCCAAATCCCCTGAAGTGAGGTTTTTATGATGACCGAAGGCATTAAACAGGTAAGTCCCCTGGCTCCTGTTCAAGGCAGTGTAGCCATCGGGACAAAAATGGAAGGGGCTTCACATGACGAAGCTCCAAAAAAAGAAAAGGAAGTTACGTTTGCCATGGCCTCTAAAGTGGCCCAAGAATTAAACAGGCAAATTGAACCTTCGCACAAAGTCCGTTTTCATGTGCGCGACATTAGTAAAACATCGGGAAATAATATCGTGATTCAGATTTTGGACGGGGAAGGGAAAGTGATTACCGAAATT
This sequence is a window from bacterium. Protein-coding genes within it:
- a CDS encoding flagellar protein FlaG is translated as MMTEGIKQVSPLAPVQGSVAIGTKMEGASHDEAPKKEKEVTFAMASKVAQELNRQIEPSHKVRFHVRDISKTSGNNIVIQILDGEGKVITEIPSEKVKQMAEAVASQAFGEASHGMIVDHVAA